Below is a window of Stygiolobus azoricus DNA.
ATTGAGGAGTTTACTAACCCTCTTTCTAATGAATATTCACTAAACTTTTCATCTAGGTATGCTTTCTCATATATATTATTAAAAGTCTGATATGCAGTAAACCTACCTTCTTGTGTTACTAGAGAATATTCAGTACCACTCTTAAACTTCAAAATTGCCGAGTAATTTAAGAGATAGTTCCCCACCTCTTGATAATATATTCCTGGGAACCCAGGGGTAAATATTGGAGTAGAGTCTATGTATCTTGCATAGCTCGTTAATAACTTACCTGAGATAAGTGGATTAGAAGTGTTAACCCATAGCATTAATACGCCTGCAACATCCCAATCAAAAGCAGTAGACCCAGTGATCTGTAATGCCTCCCTTAGATTTGTGACATGAACCGTAATAACACCCTTATTACCTAAAGCTAACATAGGAGTAAGGTCGATTATATACGGTGTATGAAATGCTAATGTATTAATGGATGGCATAGGTTTCCACCAGAATAGATCTATTCCTCCAGTATAGATAGTTTCGTAGGGGTTTACAACACCGACAAGGCTACCATTATAATATACTTCAATACTTCTTGTAGCAGGCTCATTAGCATACCAGAATTCATCAAGTCCTCCTCCTTCTTCATAAATCAGTAATTTCATCATATATGTTCCATTAGGAATATTAACTACCTGGCTAACGGAGGGGTTTAAAGGATTAAGAATGATATAAGAGTAGTTGTACTTAGATACGAAGAGAGGGATAAACATATTAGGTAAGCCTTTGGGTTTAATACCGGGATATAGTAACAGAGTAATATTAAGATGGTAAACACCTGTTATGCCTATCTTAGCATCATAGAAGTTCTCTATAACTGCTTGAAACGTAACATTTCTACCCACTAACAAATTCTCAAACATGGTTAAGTCTACAGAAGCAGTAGAATTATTGATCTCTTGTGTAGATCCCCAGAATATAGGGACACCATCAACAAATATGTAAACTGCCCTATCGTATTGAGTACCGTTACTTTCCGAAATACTCACGTTCATTATAATCATACTATAACTACCATTAGGAACCTCAACTGTGAAGTTCTCAGGCGTCAAACCGGTGTTATTAAATATTGCATTGGTGGCTACATGAATTATAACTGGTGTAACGTTAGGAGGCTTTACCTCGTAGGCCTGGAAGGAGTAATACTTAGGATCTGTAAACCCTTCAAGGATAGGAGAGGTGATGTTATATAAGAGTTGAGGCTTAGAGATTGTTAAGTTATTTTCATGAATATTTACAATATTTAGAGAGTAATATGTGGGAGAAAAAACTATAAGAAAAACTAGAAATAAAATAAAGAATTTTTTCATCTCATTTACCACTTTTACCACCTCCCTTCCTAAAGGTTATAATTATAGCTAAAACGGACAAGATTATAGCTACCAAACCTAACGCTAATGCTAATGTTCTAGTTGAACTAACCGAAGAAGCCACTGATGACGATAAACTCTGGAACGGATATTGATTATCCACACTAAAGGAAAGATCGTAATACATACCATTATAAACCTTGAGTAAGACAGTATTCACTCCAGAAGGCATCTCGGTTGAGTTGAACGGTATCTTAACTTCTACTCCGTTAATTCCCTGACTTACACTAAAGTTCACCGGTTTGCCATCCACTAGAACTTTTATGATTTTCAACACAGAGGTGTTATAATTGGTTATATTAACCAATATGTAGGAAGTAGGATAGGTGATTTGATTGGGGTAGGAAAGTTGAGGTGTTGGGAAGTTACTTATTTTACTAACATTTATAAAACTCGTACTGGATGTAACTATATTACTATTTACGTATTTCAGAGCTAGATTTATATTCTCAAATGTTATCGAACTTAATGTTATATTAGAATCTATTGAATATATTCCTACCTGACTATCCTCTATTTTAGTATTTTCCAACTCTAAATTGGAATTCAAAGAAGTAATAGTCGATATTGTTGATCCTTCTATAATCACTGTTGAATTCTGAGATACTAGCGAACCTATTATTGAATTCTGTATCATGTATTTTCCGTTTGAGAGATTTAGAGCTGGAATATAAACACCTTGAATCTCATAAGTACCATTTACCTCAGTTATAAACGGTGGTAAATACATTATTTTTGATGAGCCTAGATTTAGTGATGGCAAATAAACATAAGGTTCAACTTGAACATACTCTCCATAAGATAACGAGTTGTACCCATTATAGCTTGCCCCAGCTATAGCTATTTTCCAAGGACCAGCCAGAGAGTATAGAGAGTTCCCAGTATATACAGTAGCATTTATACCTCCCGGCACTCTAAGTAAACCAACCCACTCTTTCAATGTAGAGTTATATTGAAGTGGAACCCCGTTTTCAGACTCTAAAAAGATCTGTTGATTCTCGTTCTGATATGGTATTAGTGTAGCTGTAAATATACCAGTAGTTACTTCTGTTCCATTAGGATAAGTTATATTAGCGTAGACTTTTATGTATTGACCTTCAAATACTTCACCTACACTTTTAACATCTACAGATAAAGTCGAGGGGGAAACATAGAAGTAAGTAGTATAATTCATCTCTTCTAAGCCTATAGACCCGTTATAAACTCCTACTATTACTACTCTATAGAAACCTGGTGAAGCATTTGCTGGGATAGTAAAATTACCCTCTTGGAAACCGAACAAATTGTAGACGCCGAACTGCGTCGCTTCAGTTGCAGGCTTTAAGTTAACTTCGCCAACTAAATTCCCCTTAGGTGAGTATATATATGCAGTTACGTTACTCGTGAATATACCTAGTCCTGATTGATCAAATGTAAAGGCCAATATTGTAATGTTCTGGTTCGGTGAAATTGATGGAAATCCATCATCAATAGGAGTAAAGATGAAAGTGAATAAGTTGAGCCCTCCTATGGTCTCATAAGAGAATGCACAGCCATATGTATCATTAACGAACATTACAAAAACTCCTTCTTTAGATGGAGTGACCACAGCAAATACCCCTCTATATAAACCTGGAGTGGAAGTAGGTAAAAGTGTTACGTTATATACTATAGCATTATTTTGAACGAAATGAGCTTCTAAGGACACATTTGCAGGGGTTAAATTTGGATAATATACACACGCTTCGATTGAAAATGGAGTGTTAGGCGGTATAGATAGACTATAGGGGAAAGGCACTGGTGAAATTATGTTAACTGAGAGACCTACGTCTATCTCATAAGCTCCAACTCCACTTAAATTGCCAACTGTTCCGTTCACTACTATATACCATATGTTTGGAGGATCGCTAGGTGTAATTGTGTATTCTGCCTCCCAATAAGAGCCGTTAAAGATCAACGGTAACGAGGTAAGTAATCCTTTAATCGTGTATATGTAAGCATTAAAGCTTCCATTCGTAACCTCGGTTCCGTTAGGATAAGATATCTTTGCAAGAATTGTGAAAGTAGAATTATACATAAACCATGGATATTGTACGTTAGATTCTACAGCTGTAACGGATACATCTAGCCTTGGTATCGATTCGTAATATTCAACTGCCTTAAGTAACCAGTAATAATCAGGAGACCCTAAACCAGTTACCAAGTTATAGCCTGAATGAGCAGTATATAATCCGTTAAACCCAAATGTAATTTGATGGAAAGCTTTCTGATATAATGAAGAGTTAGAGTATATCCAGTAAAGTATGTTATTTAAGAGTCCTATTGGTTTGTGAGTCTGAGATATTATATCAGCTACAATACCGGCCCAAATAGGAGCGGATAAGCTAGTACCTCCTATTACTTCCTGCTGCCCTAAAACATATATTATTTCGCCAGTATTTGGATTAGCAACAGCTGCTACATCTGGATTTGGCCTAGTTGTACCGTTGATCATCATTTGATACCAAGGTTTAGGATATATTTCGCTATAACCTCCGTCAGAGGCTACATATGGGAAGTAGAACATGTTATCAAAAGACCAAGCTGTTTCATACCCGTAAGTCGCTGTAGAATTTTCTGTTGATAGATACCCCGATGTTACGTTAACGAATAATGTCGTTCCTCCTACAGCAGTTACAAAAGGACTTGTGGCTGGATAAGATACACCACTATAAGTTGAAAGTCCTCCTGCCGTCGCACCCTCGTCGCCAGATGATGCCAGAAAGGTTATACCTTCAACAGTTCCTAAGGCGAAGTAATAATCCCAATATGGTGTATTTGGATAAGCCGTTCCCTGAAAAACGACAAACAGTCCAGATGCACCTAAAACGTTCTCAGGAATACCAAAACTCATAGAAACTACTTGAGCAACATCATTAGAGACAATATAATCTATTGCCTCAGGTATAAACGTAACACTTGACGGGACCACCAAATCTATATGTGCATAAGGAGCTATAGCATGAGCTGTTTCAACATCTAAAGCTGTCTCAATATACCAACCAGTAGATAAGCCGAAAATAGGATCATAAGGACCTATTGGAATAATTGATATATTAGCTGGAGGTAAATGAAACTCCTTATCGAACAAAGCTAAGTCTTCTAATATTGTTGGATCCCCGTAAGGATCGATTATTGCTATTGTTACATTCTTTCCTCCTTGTGTAATGTTATAAGCACCTATTATATCTTGAGGAGTGTACATATTAGCGGCGAACGATAGGTACTTAAACCCAGTCACGTTAGCTATTTCAGGATTAACATTAGGTATAAGAGTATTCCCCTTTACTTTTCCTAAAACGATCAAGTTTAGTTGATAGTTTACGTTAGTATAATTAGTTAGACCTTGGATCATAACACCACTAAATTCGGATGGAACTATAGGTTTTGACGTAGGCATGTAATAGACAATATTACCATCTTTATATAGAGCTAATTCAGTATGAAACGCTTCTTTTACTTGATATACATATCCTTCAGCTATAATAGCGAAGGGACTCCTATAGACAAGATGGAAACCACTTTCATTCAAGAATTTTATTATCTGATCCTCCTTATCCTTTTGGGCAAACATTGAAAATAATTGCGAAGTAGGAATTGGCTTTATCTGATGATAAGCTACTTCCTGAGCTAATAAGTAAAGTTCATTCATATTTTTAGGCGGTATAAGGATACCTATACATATTGGCTGTTGAGGGTTCAAATAGCCTATAGGTTGTGAGTTCCCAATCTCTGGTCCTACATACGATGCATAAGTACTTGTAGATATGCCAAAGAATGTTAAGAGATTTATCATAAAAAGTATTAAAAGAATTACCGAATGTAGTTTTATCATATCATAAAATGTTTAAGTAAAGTAATATAAAAACGTTAAACTAAAAGCTCACTAATATATTTTCCATTTAGAAATCAGAAAGGATAGAAAATAAGAAAATGAGTAATAGAAAAAGCTTTTAGATGAAACTTAATAATATGTGTGGTAAACCTTGACTGATTACCCAATACTCATCTTCGACACTTCTTCTCAAATTTAGTCTGAGGACTTGTTTCTAGTATAAACTACATAGAGAAGGTATTTTACATCTCGACCCTTTGTCTTAATCCTTGAGTTCGCTTTTAAGAAATAGTACTAACTAAGCGCTTTTATTAATACATTGGAGCAGAAGAGGTAGTTTAGATGAGTAAAGGTAATAATATGAAGAAAAATTAACTATTCGATCTCAAGGACTTCTACTTGTTAGTAGCTGTTCTCAACTTAATATCGGTTAATCTGGTATTCACTACCACGTTTAAAGAACAAGTAGATCGAGTAGAGAGGGATTTTCTATCAAGATTTCTCATTTTCCTTAATAAATCAAGATGTTAACAGACTTTATATGAATGAAAAACATAAATTGTAAAGTCACTGACTAACTTCTATCTTTTCCCTTGAGGCTTCCTCTAGGGGTTTCATTTTAGGCTCTGGGACAAATGCATATGTTATTATGCCTCCTATCACGCTCAGTATCGCGAGCATTATAAGTATTTCCTTTATCCCTATTGTAGCTATTAATGATGGAAATAAATATGTGGTTATCGCAGCACCAATCTTGCCAGAAGCAGCTGATATACCATGACCAGTTGTTCTAAATTTAGTCGGATAAACTTCAGCTGGGATTACAAATGTAGTAGTATTTGGACCAAAATCTATGAAAAAGTAAGATAGGGAGTAAATGATAAACGCTAAAGTAGGAGGTATACTGAAACCTTCTACCTTTGTCCCATTCACAATCATAACTGAAGATACCACGGCATAAATTATTGCCATAGCGATAAATCCTTGAAGTTGTATCCATTTTCTACCGAGCTTATCTAACAAAGCAACAGCAGCAAAGTAGCCTGGAAATCCTACTAAGAAAGGTACTCCACCTATGAACAATGCTTTAGCTAAATCGGACTGAAACTCGCTAAGAGATAACGCTGTTGGATGGGATGGGAAGGGATTCCCGAACACTGGAGCTAAAGCAGAAGAAGAGTATATACCAGTTCCATAAAAGGCTATATCGAGTATAAACCATGTACCCGCAGTCCCTATCAGAACGGGTAAGTAAGTAGATAAGAACTCACTAACTCCTTTTATTCCGCTTCTCACATTAGAGTTTACCTCAATACCAGTTCCTAAAAATTTAGCTGCCTTCTTAGCTTCTTCTATGTTACCCTTAACTAAAAGAGAGTATCTAGGAGTCTCTGGGACTTTCCTCCTCAGATATATTACCGTTGCTGCGGGAATAGCTCCTAATCCTGCCATTACTCTCCAGGCTATATCAGGAGGAAGTATACTGACCGATATAACACCTACAGCAAGTGCAGCTAATGAACCCAAAGCTTGATTCGAAAAGACTAAGGCTATTAACTTTCCCCTATCTTTCACGTTTGCGTATTCACTCATTATTGTAGCAGATATTGGATAATCTCCACCTATCCCTAGTCCCATTATAGACCTAAAGAATATGAGGGAGGGTAAGTTCCATGCAAATGCACTTAACAAAGCACCAATTGTTAGCAAAGATGCCTCAACACCGTATACGGATTTCCTACCTAACTTATCTCCTAAAAACCCGAAGATTAGTTGGCCAAGTATTGCAGTTATTATCGCTGATGAAGCCAGAAGACCAATCCAAAAGTCGCTATTAGGGCCTACCAGGTAATTTGTGAAGCCCGGCACTGACATTCCGTAGTATTTATACGCATCTATAAACGTAGCCAATATATAGGATATAACCAATAAATCATAGGCATCAGTAAAAAAGCCCATTCCGGCTGTATACCATATCTTTATGTGGTTGAATGTTAACTTCAAAGAGTCCATGCTCTTAAAGGGATTATTTGACATTTCAAATTCCTATACTGGATATATGAATATAATATTTACCTTAGTAGTTTATATTTGAAAATATAGTCTATTGTCAACTATATATTTTATATAGTGTTTAAAATTTAGTAAAGTTTAACAAATTGTCACACACCAAATTCTCTCACGGAAACTCTAACTTAGAAGAACTATAAACACTTTGACAATTAATCATTACTCTATATCGAAAGATACCTCCAATAACTTTTTTGTATTTCTATACCTCCAATCATCTCCTATGATTCTACCTATCTCTCCAGTAGTTTTAGTGTGTTCTTTGTTACACGCGTTTATATTCCAGTCAGGTGGGATAATGACTATTTTTAGGATTTTAACCTCTGATGGGACAGGGAAGAGATCGTACATCTCGTCACCGTATTTCCTTTCAGCTTCTTCTCGAGGCAATTCCTCTATGATTATTGGTATGTTTTCATTTACCTTGGAATTTGCCAACTGGAAGACCTTTTCCATTTCTTCATCTGTGGGCTTTCTTTCGGACACGACTGTTATCCTGCCGTGGTTACCGTTAACGTAAGTGCTTGCCGTCCACTTAGTTTCCAAAACCTTCCTCAAAGCGCCCTTCACTATATGCAATGCCGTATGTGTTCTAACTTGAATATCCATATAAAGAATGTGTTACGTTAAACAATATAAAAAATTATATTTTGTTTGTGAGTTTATTTTTAATCAATTTAGGACTACTTTACTATAAGTACCGGAACGTGAGATTTATTTAAAATAGCTTGAGAAACACTACCTAGAACTATCCTCTTTAATCCTGTCAACCCC
It encodes the following:
- a CDS encoding peptide-N4-asparagine amidase, whose product is MKKFFILFLVFLIVFSPTYYSLNIVNIHENNLTISKPQLLYNITSPILEGFTDPKYYSFQAYEVKPPNVTPVIIHVATNAIFNNTGLTPENFTVEVPNGSYSMIIMNVSISESNGTQYDRAVYIFVDGVPIFWGSTQEINNSTASVDLTMFENLLVGRNVTFQAVIENFYDAKIGITGVYHLNITLLLYPGIKPKGLPNMFIPLFVSKYNYSYIILNPLNPSVSQVVNIPNGTYMMKLLIYEEGGGLDEFWYANEPATRSIEVYYNGSLVGVVNPYETIYTGGIDLFWWKPMPSINTLAFHTPYIIDLTPMLALGNKGVITVHVTNLREALQITGSTAFDWDVAGVLMLWVNTSNPLISGKLLTSYARYIDSTPIFTPGFPGIYYQEVGNYLLNYSAILKFKSGTEYSLVTQEGRFTAYQTFNNIYEKAYLDEKFSEYSLERGLVNSSMVIRGYYPILLQFSAFATPISNPNVIPYNLTYIQNGTLSLGLYYYFSTSYSSSNTTMWIKENETSIGGFSGILEIINSYGGAILVSLTSNNALTEKSLTAEFLVNGEGYKELFNAEALQNSTTNLAGYYIKISVNYIPIS
- a CDS encoding protease pro-enzyme activation domain-containing protein, with product MIKLHSVILLILFMINLLTFFGISTSTYASYVGPEIGNSQPIGYLNPQQPICIGILIPPKNMNELYLLAQEVAYHQIKPIPTSQLFSMFAQKDKEDQIIKFLNESGFHLVYRSPFAIIAEGYVYQVKEAFHTELALYKDGNIVYYMPTSKPIVPSEFSGVMIQGLTNYTNVNYQLNLIVLGKVKGNTLIPNVNPEIANVTGFKYLSFAANMYTPQDIIGAYNITQGGKNVTIAIIDPYGDPTILEDLALFDKEFHLPPANISIIPIGPYDPIFGLSTGWYIETALDVETAHAIAPYAHIDLVVPSSVTFIPEAIDYIVSNDVAQVVSMSFGIPENVLGASGLFVVFQGTAYPNTPYWDYYFALGTVEGITFLASSGDEGATAGGLSTYSGVSYPATSPFVTAVGGTTLFVNVTSGYLSTENSTATYGYETAWSFDNMFYFPYVASDGGYSEIYPKPWYQMMINGTTRPNPDVAAVANPNTGEIIYVLGQQEVIGGTSLSAPIWAGIVADIISQTHKPIGLLNNILYWIYSNSSLYQKAFHQITFGFNGLYTAHSGYNLVTGLGSPDYYWLLKAVEYYESIPRLDVSVTAVESNVQYPWFMYNSTFTILAKISYPNGTEVTNGSFNAYIYTIKGLLTSLPLIFNGSYWEAEYTITPSDPPNIWYIVVNGTVGNLSGVGAYEIDVGLSVNIISPVPFPYSLSIPPNTPFSIEACVYYPNLTPANVSLEAHFVQNNAIVYNVTLLPTSTPGLYRGVFAVVTPSKEGVFVMFVNDTYGCAFSYETIGGLNLFTFIFTPIDDGFPSISPNQNITILAFTFDQSGLGIFTSNVTAYIYSPKGNLVGEVNLKPATEATQFGVYNLFGFQEGNFTIPANASPGFYRVVIVGVYNGSIGLEEMNYTTYFYVSPSTLSVDVKSVGEVFEGQYIKVYANITYPNGTEVTTGIFTATLIPYQNENQQIFLESENGVPLQYNSTLKEWVGLLRVPGGINATVYTGNSLYSLAGPWKIAIAGASYNGYNSLSYGEYVQVEPYVYLPSLNLGSSKIMYLPPFITEVNGTYEIQGVYIPALNLSNGKYMIQNSIIGSLVSQNSTVIIEGSTISTITSLNSNLELENTKIEDSQVGIYSIDSNITLSSITFENINLALKYVNSNIVTSSTSFINVSKISNFPTPQLSYPNQITYPTSYILVNITNYNTSVLKIIKVLVDGKPVNFSVSQGINGVEVKIPFNSTEMPSGVNTVLLKVYNGMYYDLSFSVDNQYPFQSLSSSVASSVSSTRTLALALGLVAIILSVLAIIITFRKGGGKSGK
- a CDS encoding MFS transporter encodes the protein MSNNPFKSMDSLKLTFNHIKIWYTAGMGFFTDAYDLLVISYILATFIDAYKYYGMSVPGFTNYLVGPNSDFWIGLLASSAIITAILGQLIFGFLGDKLGRKSVYGVEASLLTIGALLSAFAWNLPSLIFFRSIMGLGIGGDYPISATIMSEYANVKDRGKLIALVFSNQALGSLAALAVGVISVSILPPDIAWRVMAGLGAIPAATVIYLRRKVPETPRYSLLVKGNIEEAKKAAKFLGTGIEVNSNVRSGIKGVSEFLSTYLPVLIGTAGTWFILDIAFYGTGIYSSSALAPVFGNPFPSHPTALSLSEFQSDLAKALFIGGVPFLVGFPGYFAAVALLDKLGRKWIQLQGFIAMAIIYAVVSSVMIVNGTKVEGFSIPPTLAFIIYSLSYFFIDFGPNTTTFVIPAEVYPTKFRTTGHGISAASGKIGAAITTYLFPSLIATIGIKEILIMLAILSVIGGIITYAFVPEPKMKPLEEASREKIEVSQ
- a CDS encoding alanyl-tRNA editing protein, which codes for MDIQVRTHTALHIVKGALRKVLETKWTASTYVNGNHGRITVVSERKPTDEEMEKVFQLANSKVNENIPIIIEELPREEAERKYGDEMYDLFPVPSEVKILKIVIIPPDWNINACNKEHTKTTGEIGRIIGDDWRYRNTKKLLEVSFDIE